In one Ictalurus punctatus breed USDA103 chromosome 19, Coco_2.0, whole genome shotgun sequence genomic region, the following are encoded:
- the LOC108280152 gene encoding apoptosis facilitator Bcl-2-like protein 14 isoform X2, giving the protein MVNGVEEQTTDQVEQLAQMFPKDSIEYKLLVKYTQKKKSTNSHPPQSNGVEEAKVASPTQPQDCHKSWKHKKKLKFWKSISCIRPVRESNGPVSGHPRRGASAESCPDQEEVEQIVSKLTKIIDRVHFISTDIETDSDDVVERIVELLREHGDKLNEEIEKNHVLRKQLQDSLSYGFFRKLAQTFLQRLSPEELPPTQSPVQAKIALTCELTSRLNTMDCHPMNRVLGFGAKYLQDYFSPWVIKQGGYEKVFGTDSDAEEEEVQ; this is encoded by the exons ATGGTGAACGGGGTAGAGGAACAAACCAC aGACCAAGTGGAGCAGCTTGCACAGATGTTTCCCAAAGACAGTATTGAGTACAAACTCCTTGTGAAGTacacacagaagaaaaaaagcacaaacagtCACCCCCCACAGAGCAATGGTGTGGAAGAGGCTAAGGTTGCCTCACCTACGCAACCTCAGGACTGCCATAAATCATGGAAACATAAGAAGAAACTTAAATTTTGGAAAAGCATAAGCTGCATAAGGCCAGTGAGGGAATCTAACGGTCCTGTGTCTGGACACCCCAGGCGAGGAGCATCTGCAGAGTCAT GTCCAGACCAGGAAGAAGTGGAACAAATTGTCAGCAAGTTGACTAAGATCATAGACCGTGTTCATTTTATATCTACAGATATAGAAACCGATAGTGACG ATGTTGTAGAGAGAATAGTGGAACTGCTGAGGGAACATGGAGATAAACTTAACGAGGAA ATTGAAAAGAACCATGTGCTTAGGAAACAGCTGCAGGACTCTCTGTCATACGGTTTCTTTAGGAAATTGGCCCAGACCTTTTTGCAGAGACTGAGTCCAGAGGAGCTTCCTCCCACACAGAGCCCAGTGCAGGCTAAGATCGCGCTCACCTGTGAGCTGACCAGTCGCCTAAACACCATGGACTGCCATCCCATGAACCGGGTGCTGGGCTTCGGTGCTAAATACCTACAGGATTATTTCAGCCCCTGGGTCATCAAACAAGGCGGCTAT GAAAAAGTTTTCGGCACAGACAGTGatgctgaggaggaggaagttCAATAA
- the LOC108280152 gene encoding apoptosis facilitator Bcl-2-like protein 14 isoform X1 produces the protein MVNGVEEQTTDQVEQLAQMFPKDSIEYKLLVKYTQKKKSTNSHPPQSNGVEEAKVASPTQPQDCHKSWKHKKKLKFWKSISCIRPVRESNGPVSGHPRRGASAESSGPDQEEVEQIVSKLTKIIDRVHFISTDIETDSDDVVERIVELLREHGDKLNEEIEKNHVLRKQLQDSLSYGFFRKLAQTFLQRLSPEELPPTQSPVQAKIALTCELTSRLNTMDCHPMNRVLGFGAKYLQDYFSPWVIKQGGYEKVFGTDSDAEEEEVQ, from the exons ATGGTGAACGGGGTAGAGGAACAAACCAC aGACCAAGTGGAGCAGCTTGCACAGATGTTTCCCAAAGACAGTATTGAGTACAAACTCCTTGTGAAGTacacacagaagaaaaaaagcacaaacagtCACCCCCCACAGAGCAATGGTGTGGAAGAGGCTAAGGTTGCCTCACCTACGCAACCTCAGGACTGCCATAAATCATGGAAACATAAGAAGAAACTTAAATTTTGGAAAAGCATAAGCTGCATAAGGCCAGTGAGGGAATCTAACGGTCCTGTGTCTGGACACCCCAGGCGAGGAGCATCTGCAGAGTCAT CAGGTCCAGACCAGGAAGAAGTGGAACAAATTGTCAGCAAGTTGACTAAGATCATAGACCGTGTTCATTTTATATCTACAGATATAGAAACCGATAGTGACG ATGTTGTAGAGAGAATAGTGGAACTGCTGAGGGAACATGGAGATAAACTTAACGAGGAA ATTGAAAAGAACCATGTGCTTAGGAAACAGCTGCAGGACTCTCTGTCATACGGTTTCTTTAGGAAATTGGCCCAGACCTTTTTGCAGAGACTGAGTCCAGAGGAGCTTCCTCCCACACAGAGCCCAGTGCAGGCTAAGATCGCGCTCACCTGTGAGCTGACCAGTCGCCTAAACACCATGGACTGCCATCCCATGAACCGGGTGCTGGGCTTCGGTGCTAAATACCTACAGGATTATTTCAGCCCCTGGGTCATCAAACAAGGCGGCTAT GAAAAAGTTTTCGGCACAGACAGTGatgctgaggaggaggaagttCAATAA